A window of Benincasa hispida cultivar B227 chromosome 9, ASM972705v1, whole genome shotgun sequence genomic DNA:
TTTTGGAATTTCCACCCGTAAATTAGGAGTTTGTGTATGAAGTGATTATTGCATGTATCTTTGTTTAATACATTAAGTAATTAAATCTCCAGCTCTAAGCCCTTATTCGTATGATCAGGAAAATTCACGGATGTTTGCTGGAAGGCAAATACATCCCTTCTTTTCATCCCTAAAAGCAGGGAAGAAAAATCAAGAGTCAACTCAATCGGCAGAGAGAGGGTGTACTGTTGAGAAAAAGGAAAGTAGAACTGATTGTTATCCTATCCACGTCTATGAAGGAACTGGGGTATGTTTTTTCTCGACTTAACTCTATGTCAAGCTGCAAAAAATATAAAGTGCTGTCACAGACGATCATTTGTGAAGTTTAGTGGATGCAAGAAAAACTCGGAGCATCTCAAGTTATTATGTAAATATGTCTGTATGATAGTACTATCTAATAATACATATTTAACGCTTTGGTAGCCCACTGCTCTTGACTAAGCACTCTCCTCAAAATGTTGAATAGTAGATCTTTTGTTTTTCATCCAgggtgattttttttataataccATGCAGGATGATGAACTATCTCCAGACTGGAAAAACTGGACTTTCACTGACAGAAATAGTATACATAATGGCCATTCATTACAAGAAGCTTCTTCATCAGTATTTGAAGGCTCTGTTAAGTCTTTAAGTTTAGATGACCTTCCAATTGTGTTGCCACCCTCCGATTCTACTCCTGGTACAATTGAGGAGCCCATGGATCATAATTCCATCAATCAAGAAGGCATTAAAGAGTTAATGTCAACTGTATACAGTGTGGATGCTGACAAGGAAATAATGCTGCATCACCTCCCAAGTAGTGCAGAAATGGTATATTTCATCctgaattcaaatgtttctttccttctttctctACTTTATTGAACTCGTTTCAACTTCAAGTTGTACTGCAAACATCTTCTCTTGAGCTTATCATCTCTTTCTCATGAATTATTGTCAGGATGATAACCTGAATAAAACACGCGGGCTTAGTGATTCTGAAGCAAGGCCAATTCTTGAGCATCAAAATAGATTTCTTGAGGACAGGTCATTACTATTATGAACTATTAAGTTCTTTGGTCGCTCTTCTTGTTTTTAGAGAACCACGAGTTTGATTTACATTTACCCCCCTTCCTTCTCACTCTGCCTGCCTTAATTATGATGTCAAATGCTACCAGTTCCATACTTCTAGTTTAAACTCCAGAAACAATAAACTTTCTTACTAGAAAATTTGAGGTTCTACAACTTAGTTTAAAGTTTTGCATGTTGTGGGTTGTGGGTTGAATGTTAGTATATTCCCCCATCTTTCCCTGCCTCTTTTTTTATAGCAAatctttctttttatattaCCGTGGGAATTAATTGATGTGAGAGGTGGAAGAAGCATGATATGTAGAGCTGTTGAGCTATGATTTGAGTGCTGCCAAGATTTATGGCTTCAGTATATGATGCTGCCTGCAAATATGTGCTCATTTCACTTGTTCTTTTCACAAGTATAATATTCTCCATCTAAGGGAATGggatttttaatatataatttggtTACTTCAGCTTATTAAATTGCTGCTGTCAGTTTATTACTACTACTGATAAGCAAACTTGAAGTGAGGTCGATTCATGAGGGAGCTCATAGTTCTATACCTTCATAATTTTGTTATGTCTTGGATTACATTATTGTTGTTTGGTTAATGCATCATTCATCCTTATGATTGGCTCCTTGCTTTTCTAaatgtttgaacatttcagtggtAGTTTTCAATAGGTATCTTTGCTGTCTGAAGAGATGATTATGCTTTTCCTCAAACCATGGATGCTTAATTTTCTTCTTGCTTCTCTCCTATTATTTGATACTGCAATTTTAACAATTGTTTTGTTAAAATAGAATGCAGTCCTACTACCTTCGTTGTCAAAGCCGTCCCAAAAATTGCTTATGGACATACAAATATCAGCCGAAGATGGCTATGGAGGTTGGGTACCAAATCTGTTTTAGCAACAAAGCTTTCTGGTATCTGTTTTCTTCTATTATCCATTCCTTGACACATGGTTTTGCAGGTATGTGGTAATCTTGAATCAGTCAAGTTCTTGAGTGAGTGGCTACACCTCTGGTATGAAAGAAATTCACAGAACAACAAAGATTTTGGTGGAGGGAATAAGTTCCAGAAGCAAGATAACGATGGTTACTGTTCTCAGAGTGATTCTGACTATGAAAGTCCAGATGGAAAGGATAGTCTGACAAATGTTCTCCTTGTCACAGGATCTTCTGGGGTATGCAGAAACTCACATGTATCACCTGATAGTTTTatgctttcttttgttttgtttcattgtatttttttagtgtagtctcttttcattttatcaatgagaagtcttgtttctttttttttttttcttttttaaaagaagaaaaatgtaagTCTTTGTTTCAGTTTCTTCCTCCTACAGCAACTTCATAGATTTCTTTGAATTTCAAGTTGGTGGTTTATTTGGTTTACAGTTAAATTGGATTTTCTTGCTCGCCTCTTTAATTGAGCTCTTAATATTCTGTTACCTCTGGGAAGTAATTTTTAGGAGAGTCCATTGTTATTCTCCATCTAAACTGTGCAATATATTATAATTACTTCCTTATCTCTCTTAAGGTTGCAGGTTATTATTTATGAATGTGGGAACTTATTCTCCTTGCTGTTCATGATTTTTCTCTTTGGTTAAAATATTTCCATATGGTTGCAGAGTGGGAAATCTGCAGCGATTTATGCTTGTGCTGAAGAGCATGGTTTCAGGGTTTTTGAGGTAATGCTACTTTGGCATCACAACGATGGTTTCTGaatttaaatatgtaatttGCTGCTGCTAAATTTGAATGATGTTGTTTTGGGATCAAAATGATACAGGAGCCTTTAATTTTGTTGATATGTTGGGGAATATCCTTCATGTATGGAAAATTGGCTTTCTAACTAATCAAATGACTATAGATTTCATCTATCAGAGATCAAGACAATGTAAGAAACCATCTAGAAAGTTAACTATGTCTAAATTGGGACTTGGGGTTTAGGAGGAACCACTTTGGAAGAGAACTTGACAATTTGATTggacttagagataaaattGCAGTGGCTTGGTCTTAGTTCTAACCAAGATGGGGTGATTTTGACTCCTGAAAAATTCTGTACCATCACTTAGTCCACTTTTTTTGAATCTCATTCCTATTACTTCTAAATTGATGTTGCCTTATACTTTGTTCCCTTGCCTTCAAAACCTTAAGATATCCTTAATTGGCTTAAAACTGGGCTCTTTATTGTATTGATTTCATCTTCTTGATGAAACTCCAAAAACAACTTTCCCGCATCAGTTTGTAGCCAAAGTGTAGTTTTTCTTAACGAATATTTTGGTATGCCTTTCAGCCAAGATCCATGTTGAGAGCTTTTGTTgtaatttttattgataaataaatgagCTTCTTGTGACAAAATGGAATTTCTTTGAATAGTTTCTGTAACTTTGCACCTTTTCCAGCTTGATTGGAGTACCTTTTGTGACTTTTGCACTTCTATTATTGCTTTTATGGATACAAAGAAATCAAGGgactttgatttttaattttaaaaaacatgatTCTCGTGTTTAAACTTGGTTAGTTATGGCTTTTTCCTGCAATAAATTCCTTATGGTGGTGGTATTCTCTACCCACATCCTCTGTAGTAACTCCTTTTTTGCTtaatagattaaaaatataaatattatatatataaaaaaactttACCGTGACTATTATATTGTCCTTCAGTTCAGTGCATCTGTTATTCGATCAGGAGCTGTTCTCAAGCAGATGATTGGAGAGGCTTTACAATCTCATCAGCTAAAATGGTCCGTACTATTTAAATTTTGGCTTAGATTCCCTCCATGTTATAGTTTCTTTCTTAAACTCTATGATATATATTGCTCATTCTGCATGATTCTGGTTACTACTTAAGAAAAGTAAATTTCAATGTCTGGTGCATATTTATTACTAATTTCTCCTTCAAAAAAGAGCATTAATTTATGCCTGCATGTCCATTTTGATATGGTTCAACCATCATAGTAGCTCTTTGTCAATTTCTTATTTTTGCTGGCCATAAATCCTTTTCAGAATTGACTGAAAAAAGGTGGTATCTTATAGGTCAGTAAAAAATTCCCAGGGATCAAGGAACAGTTTTATTGAGAAATGTTCCTCTTTTCAAGAGAGTACAGCAGCCAAATGTTTAGCTAGTGAGGTGATTGAACTCATCCCTTTATCAGACGATGATTCTAAAGATTACTTTAAAGGTGCTGGAGAATTTGAATACATCGCATCCGAAAGCCTCAGCAACCAAGGTGAAGCTAAGCCTTTAATTCTTTTAGAGGATGTGGATATCATTTTTCTTGAGGATCGTGGTTTTATTTCTGCAATTCAAGAGATTGCTGACACGGGGAAGGGACCCATAGTTTTGACCAGCAACAGTAAGAGGGCTTACTTGTGGAATTGACTTCATGTTGTAGGAATTTTACAGTTTACAATGAATCATTCTTGTTTTATTCTTGAACTATAGGTAGCGATCCTGTTCTCCCTGATAATTTGAATAGGCTACAGGTCTCTTTTAACCGACCATCATCAATGGAACTACTTAGCCATTTATATAAGGTGTGTGCTTCTGGCTTCTCTACTAATGACATATCACTTGAATTTCCATTCACCCGATTCATTATTGCTTCCCTTTCAGATTTGTACTGCTGAAGGAGTCAGCATCCAACCATGCTTACTTGAGCGCATTATTCATTGTTGCCACAAAGATATACGGAAAACCATTATGCATCTTCAGTTCTGGTGCCAGGGTACAAGATTTAGAGGTCAGTCTTGCTTTCCAAGCACATATACAATGCAATTTGAACGTGCAACTATGCCCCAACATCCCTACCCACCCACACAATCTCTACTCTTCTACCATTCCTGAGTTTTCCTTACTATTATTGGCCTATGCGATGCTTTAATTGAAACAAGATTATAGCTTCATCAAATGCAGGTCCTGGTGTTTTTGGAGAGagatttgaaatgatttttaattcttttgatCATTTATCTGATGGATGTATTTTATCATGCAGATAAAATTCAGAAAAAGTATGGCTCACTTTCATTCGATATTGATGCTGGCCATCAGATACTGCCGGCGATGATGCCATGGAGTTTCCCGTCTCAGTTATCAGAGCTAGTTGACAAAGAGATAACAATGTCGTTATTAAGAATGGAAACGACTTGCTTGTTGGAGGCAAGTGAAGGTGAATTTTATGACAAGGGAATGCAGAATGGTCTACACTACCAGAATTATGAAGACACCTATCTTTTAGAAGCCAAGAAGGCAGCAATGTTGAGTAGGAATGGCTCGATTCAAGATCACAATGAATTTGCAGTTGAGTTTAATGCTGCACACGAGTGTTCTGATATTTCAGGAACCCCTATTCCTTTACCTAGGAAGAAGCACCGAAGAAGGCTGGATATAGTGGTGTCTTCTGACTCTGAAGATGTTCCTATCAACAAGGAATGTTCTCTAGTACCAAATAAAGATGACGGTATATTATCATCTCACCATCAGATATCTCCAAATTACTCAAGCCCATTAAATGGGCTGCTTTATCATATGGCAAATAATACTGTTGAAGATCATTATCCAAGTTCAGAAACTGCAGGGGGTATAGGTGTGAATGAGATGTCCATGTCTGTCACTACCTCATACGTACCAGAATCAATTTTTGTTCCTGAGACGGAAATTCATGATATGCAGTTGTTTCCCCAAATGGTATCTCATGGTGATGCTGGTGCCAGTCTAGAAGTTTCTATGGATGAGCTTTTTCAGAATGTGTTAGCAGTTGAAGCCAATAGTTTTGGTTCACCTACACATACTGTACAAGAAACTACAGCTGTTTTGGAAGATACTTGcaacatatttaatttatcttGCCAAGAGACGGAAGGATTTTCTTGTAATGGACATATGGAAAACAATATCAGAGGGTATCCTGTGATGGATGAGTGCAGCCGTATAGACTTTAACAAGTCCAAGTTTGTAGAGAAACCTGAACTGAAAGTTTTGGGTGATTCAGTGCAAGAATTGTGGAAACAATTTCGCCTTGGTCACTTAGATCTTCTAGGACATCATGTCCCGccagaaaaaaaagaaacttttcAGATCATCGAACTAGTTCATAGAATGAGCCATCTAATTTCAGATGCGGACCTGCTTTCTTCCTGCCGGCCACAAGTAAGTGCTTTAAATTGTGTATATCACGAATACTCCCATAATGTTAACTATATTTCTTTTTAGGATATGTTTGAGATGCCAACATTTGTATCCGAGGAATCAGACTCATTCTCCTGGGGAGGTGAGCAATTGCAGATGGCATCTACAATTGCTCAGCATGGATTTAGCGTCATTGCAAATGATATTGCTACCACGGGTTCTCGTGTAGGCTTTGGTAGCAGTGTGGATATCGTATCAGAAATGCTAGCCTCTGCAACTAATCCAGCAGCATTGGGTAAACTATTGAGGCATAATATGATGGAAAACTCCTCCACTACGAAGATTTTGAAACTCAGCCTTCCAGGAAACAGTAATATGCCAGAGAGGTAAGACACTGAAATCTCCTTTCACATGGATTTTTTTGAATAGCTGCTAGGATGATTAGGATTCCAGCTGGCTGACCTAGGTTATCTAATATCATGGGGAACACATAGACTCCTTCAAAATCCTATTTGACTACGTAAGATGACAGAACGAAGatgtgcatttttttttaaagaaaaaatctatGGTAATGGTAATTCTCAGattttccaaaaacaaaattagcATTTTTAAAAGACTGACAACATAGTTTACAGATTCAGTTTCACATTCCCTGTTGAAGCAAATCTTCTCACACCTGTTCTAAGTGGGCTGGTTCTTTTTCTCATGGTTCTGAATGTCTTCTGTGCAGAGATATGAAATCACGCCTCTTCGATGTAATTCAGCAGGTAGCTCCAGACAGATCTTATTTGTCACTGAAAGGTGTTCGATTCTTCGAATATCTTTCTTCATTGCGCTGCATTTCAAGATCAGAAACTTTGCGTCTATCAAAAGGCCCTGACAAGACAAAAAGACGAAGGTTTGTACCTATAACAAGAATTGAGAACAGGCTTCCTTgcacatttttaataaacactTTTACCTTTTACAACCCCTTCATTGTTCTTGATTGATTTGTAATGTAGGGGAAGAATTGCGCGACATTACTTGAGTACTGGTTCTCATCTGTTCTCCCCTGAAGATATAACATTGCTGGGACAATCTAACCTTCCATACAAAGATATTCAAGGATGTTAATGCTATCTTCAGCAATTCATTCCCAAGGAATGCTAACAAGGTAGAATTCACTAACACCTTTATGTTACTATGATACGATGAATAGCTCTAGGAAATAGCTCAATAAGGCTGTTGAGAGGGAGGTCTCGATTGCATTTAGATTAGGTTTGTAGGTCGTTTATGCTTGTGATTAAATTGCCTCCCATCATAATCAAGCTTGCTTACACTGATTGTTTTTGTAACTTATAGCAGTAATTAATAGAAAATCTgtatttaacaacaaatttgtCCAGATTATCACTTTTTTTTTGCCTTGatttaaaatcctaaaaagaaaTTTCCTCGACATGATAGGAACATTCGCATTTTCCATGAACTTGATTGCGTCGTCCACACAAATGTTTTGTAGTTTTGAAAGTTGGTTCCTAATTGACTATTACTCACAATTTGGTTGATTGCGTCGTTGTCCACACAAATGTTTTGTAGTTTTGAAAGTTGGTTCCTAATTGACTATTACTCACAATTTGGTTGGCACATGCAGTGGTAAATCGTAAAAATGTGAAATTGGGTTTTACAGCTGTAAATGAGTAGCAGGACTGAACACACAAATCAATCCATCAATTTTTTGTCTCAACTTTGAGATTAGTATCTATTTGGTATCTTAACTTCAAAAAGGGTAGGTTCcttaaatttcaattatttttggcaaatgtcattttttaattaattgatttttagatataaatttaaattgtctaatgaaaatttcaattttcaattgtgTCTAATGGATTCGTGGATTTTAAGGAGAAATGCACTTCTAAAATGGAAGCCATCAATTTTCCACAATGGTATTTTGAATCTTCCTTCAAAATAATCCACCCCACATCTTCCCCCCCCCCGCGATTGAACAGATTTTGCAATTAGTTTTAGATTGTAGTAGCCTCGTCGTGCAATATAGAAATTTGATGATCCCAAAtcatatatgtatattatttGATTTGATGATTGTAAGAATCATTTTTGggaaattttagttttagattGTAAGAATCCGGATGGCCTCTTGGAGCTAATTATACAATTCCATATCATACATGTATATTAGGGCCTTGGGGATGTTTACAAAATTTGATGATCCCAAAAATTTGATCATTCCAATCTAATCCAAATCTAAAAAGTATCTTAATTCGATCTGATTCAATTTATGACACCCCTAATTTATATACAGAAATTCTAACTCCCTTTTATTATCGACAATTTCTTCAAAGATAAAACTTgaataattttttctaaatgaaTAAACTTgaataaattatatttgaattgttGTCATCAAGTGATCAATATACATTCATGAACTTTAAAAGTCTAATAtgttcaactttcaattttgtgtttaataaattcttgtaatatttgaatcttataaaaattcacaaaaatttataattgatatattaaatacaaaattaaattttgtatctaTTTTCAATTTAGTGTCAAATATATTctcaaattataaaatatgttaaataaatCAGAGTATTTATTAGAcacaattaaacatttttaaagctCGATTGGACAGTCATTTTAAAGGTCTATTGGACACAGTTGGAAGGATGGACACTTTTGTAAAATTGAAGGGATTAAATAGTCACAAGTTTACAAACCTATTAAATAATAAAGGTTATTTACCAACTTGATTTCATACTAATTACTAAGGCCGCTTGCAACTCTtccattttttagaaaaagaatttaaaaattaaacctattttatatcaatttttcttaatcaaattccaaatttaaaaacaagtttttaaattttagcttgatttttataatattggtaaaaaatattaacaaagcaaaaaaaaaaaaaaaagattatttatagacttaattttcaaaaattaaaaataaaaaatcaaataattaccaCATTTGTATGTTTGATTTGTTTCTTAATACAACTACAATTTTATGATAATTTCAGTTGagtttcatttgattttttttcttttctttttttaaaatcttagctaagtttcataaaataataataataataataaaagtaagTCTTTCAATAAATAGGCCAACTCGTGATAAAAGTGCCTCCAGAAAAGGTCAACAAATAGGCCAAGTCGGGACGGAATCACGAACCAGTACTTTCAATAAGAATGGGCTATTTCTACACTCTTTCTTGATCTCTTCAAAACATCTTTCTCACCCCTAGAAAAgcttacttttattttatttcacaaaCCATATCTTGGTAATGATAGATTTTTCAAAcaataaagaaaaggaaaagagaaaaaaagctTCTGAAAAAGATGCAAGCCATTCTAGTACAGAGAGTCTTTCCTATCATCATCAAAATAGGCAGTAGCGGTACTGTTTTTATTTGCATCAATGTTATAAGTAAACTGTAAAGCCACCATCATCTCAGTGCTTCCCGTGACTCAAAAAAGTTATAAATCATGGCTTTGTATTTATCACTCGGTCCCAtctttcaaactctctctctctttctctctctctctctctctctctctctctatcttcTAAATGTAAAAAACTCAAGTTTCTATATAACCAACCAacccaccaaaccaaaccatCTTCCCTAGAGAAAAAGTGGTTCATTTTTTAAGGCAACCAAAAGTGAAAGACTATCTAACAGTGGAGTTTGATTTTTACCCTAGAAGAAAGTTAGGTGAAGCAAAAAGCTTTAAACTGAGCGTCAATGGAAAGGTTTGAGAGGTACGGTAAGAAGAGAGTGATGGTGGTGGTGGATCATACATCTCAGTCCAAGCATGCTATGATGTGGGCTCTAACCCATGTTGCTAATAAGGGTGACTTGTTCACTCTTCTTCATATTGTTTCTCACTCAAACAGGCTCTCTGAAATGCCTTCtgattcttcttcctcttttcttgcTAACTCTCTTGGCTACCTCTGCAAAGCTTCTAGACCTGAGGTATCACTTCTGTTTTGATTCTTTAGTTAGCCTTTAGTTTGCAATTTTGTCTTTGGATGAATTATTATATATCCTCCTAGTCCTTCATGGGTTCTACTTGGA
This region includes:
- the LOC120086264 gene encoding uncharacterized protein LOC120086264 isoform X2 — translated: METPAEQSGNVTEVGATETGKRELRSVRRKLVQSTLLPHKPQEQEENGIDQEEENNCGEEEELCGSQGKKKRKSKGKATPQSRSSKKAKEKRAVNLTPKKILHFEEATPTIPDLRLEAKMTREENSRMFAGRQIHPFFSSLKAGKKNQESTQSAERGCTVEKKESRTDCYPIHVYEGTGDDELSPDWKNWTFTDRNSIHNGHSLQEASSSVFEGSVKSLSLDDLPIVLPPSDSTPGTIEEPMDHNSINQEGIKELMSTVYSVDADKEIMLHHLPSSAEMDDNLNKTRGLSDSEARPILEHQNRFLEDRMQSYYLRCQSRPKNCLWTYKYQPKMAMEVCGNLESVKFLSEWLHLWYERNSQNNKDFGGGNKFQKQDNDGYCSQSDSDYESPDGKDSLTNVLLVTGSSGSGKSAAIYACAEEHGFRVFEFSASVIRSGAVLKQMIGEALQSHQLKWSVKNSQGSRNSFIEKCSSFQESTAAKCLASEVIELIPLSDDDSKDYFKGAGEFEYIASESLSNQGEAKPLILLEDVDIIFLEDRGFISAIQEIADTGKGPIVLTSNSSDPVLPDNLNRLQVSFNRPSSMELLSHLYKICTAEGVSIQPCLLERIIHCCHKDIRKTIMHLQFWCQGTRFRDKIQKKYGSLSFDIDAGHQILPAMMPWSFPSQLSELVDKEITMSLLRMETTCLLEASEGEFYDKGMQNGLHYQNYEDTYLLEAKKAAMLSRNGSIQDHNEFAVEFNAAHECSDISGTPIPLPRKKHRRRLDIVVSSDSEDVPINKECSLVPNKDDGILSSHHQISPNYSSPLNGLLYHMANNTVEDHYPSSETAGGIGVNEMSMSVTTSYVPESIFVPETEIHDMQLFPQMVSHGDAGASLEVSMDELFQNVLAVEANSFGSPTHTVQETTAVLEDTCNIFNLSCQETEGFSCNGHMENNIRGYPVMDECSRIDFNKSKFVEKPELKVLGDSVQELWKQFRLGHLDLLGHHVPPEKKETFQIIELVHRMSHLISDADLLSSCRPQDMFEMPTFVSEESDSFSWGGEQLQMASTIAQHGFSVIANDIATTGSRVGFGSSVDIVSEMLASATNPAALGKLLRHNMMENSSTTKILKLSLPGNSNMPERDMKSRLFDVIQQVAPDRSYLSLKGVRFFEYLSSLRCISRSETLRLSKGPDKTKRRRGRIARHYLSTGSHLFSPEDITLLGQSNLPYKDIQGC
- the LOC120086264 gene encoding uncharacterized protein LOC120086264 isoform X1; the encoded protein is METPAEQSGNVTEVGATETGKRELRSVRRKLVQSTLLPHKPQEQEENGIDQEEENNCGEEEELCGSQGKKKRKSKGKATPQSRSSKKQAKEKRAVNLTPKKILHFEEATPTIPDLRLEAKMTREENSRMFAGRQIHPFFSSLKAGKKNQESTQSAERGCTVEKKESRTDCYPIHVYEGTGDDELSPDWKNWTFTDRNSIHNGHSLQEASSSVFEGSVKSLSLDDLPIVLPPSDSTPGTIEEPMDHNSINQEGIKELMSTVYSVDADKEIMLHHLPSSAEMDDNLNKTRGLSDSEARPILEHQNRFLEDRMQSYYLRCQSRPKNCLWTYKYQPKMAMEVCGNLESVKFLSEWLHLWYERNSQNNKDFGGGNKFQKQDNDGYCSQSDSDYESPDGKDSLTNVLLVTGSSGSGKSAAIYACAEEHGFRVFEFSASVIRSGAVLKQMIGEALQSHQLKWSVKNSQGSRNSFIEKCSSFQESTAAKCLASEVIELIPLSDDDSKDYFKGAGEFEYIASESLSNQGEAKPLILLEDVDIIFLEDRGFISAIQEIADTGKGPIVLTSNSSDPVLPDNLNRLQVSFNRPSSMELLSHLYKICTAEGVSIQPCLLERIIHCCHKDIRKTIMHLQFWCQGTRFRDKIQKKYGSLSFDIDAGHQILPAMMPWSFPSQLSELVDKEITMSLLRMETTCLLEASEGEFYDKGMQNGLHYQNYEDTYLLEAKKAAMLSRNGSIQDHNEFAVEFNAAHECSDISGTPIPLPRKKHRRRLDIVVSSDSEDVPINKECSLVPNKDDGILSSHHQISPNYSSPLNGLLYHMANNTVEDHYPSSETAGGIGVNEMSMSVTTSYVPESIFVPETEIHDMQLFPQMVSHGDAGASLEVSMDELFQNVLAVEANSFGSPTHTVQETTAVLEDTCNIFNLSCQETEGFSCNGHMENNIRGYPVMDECSRIDFNKSKFVEKPELKVLGDSVQELWKQFRLGHLDLLGHHVPPEKKETFQIIELVHRMSHLISDADLLSSCRPQDMFEMPTFVSEESDSFSWGGEQLQMASTIAQHGFSVIANDIATTGSRVGFGSSVDIVSEMLASATNPAALGKLLRHNMMENSSTTKILKLSLPGNSNMPERDMKSRLFDVIQQVAPDRSYLSLKGVRFFEYLSSLRCISRSETLRLSKGPDKTKRRRGRIARHYLSTGSHLFSPEDITLLGQSNLPYKDIQGC